ACGGATTGAACGAACTCTATCTGGAGATCAAGGAACTGGCCGAAGAGACCGACCACGATGTAAAGGTCGATTCTGTCTTTATCAACAAGGTCAAAAAGAGCAACATCCACAGCGTCTACATCGAAGCGATTGCCGAAATGGCCGTCAACGAAGGGATAGAGAATCTCTACACGATCAAAGAGAGTACCCGTTTTAAAGAGTCGCAGAATCTGCACATCCCTCTGATCGAGTACAAAAAGGAACTGGAGAAAAAACTTATGATCGCCGAGAGCATGCTCGAATATGCGATCGAAAAAGCGGTGGAGGCGTAGGATGGCGAAAATCAATCTGGAAAAATTCAAAAGCAATGCCAAAAGCGCACTGTCGAAAAAAGAGACGCACGGGATTTTCAAAGAACAGGGAGAGAAACTGGAGACGATTCCGCTCAGTTCTCTCGAAAAAGGGGTCGTGATACGACTCTTCGAAAAAGAGCCGGCCTCTTTGGTGCGATCGATCAAAGAGCAGGGGCAGCTGGAACCGATTATTGTCCGAAAAAAAGGGGAACGATACGAGATTCTTGATGGATATCGCAGGGTCGCCGCCGCCGAAAAGTTGGGACGGGCGGATATCTCGGCGGAAGTGGTCGAAGCGGAGGCGGAAGAGGCGCCTTTCATGCCCTATATTCTCAACGCCCCGGAGAGTTTCGATCTGATTGAAGTCGTGCACTATCTGCACCGGCTCAAAAAAGAGTTCGGTTTCGACGACGAGACGATCGAAAAAAGAACGGGCCTCAAGGTTGCCGACTACCGTGAGCTCTTTTTCGAGACGGAAGGGGCAGAAGGGGTCCTTGACGCGTTCAACCGACATTTCGAGGGTCTACTGAAGCGATATTTCCGCGTCATTCATGGAGAACTCGATATCGAAAAGGGAGGGGTGCGTTTGAAGCTGCGCATCGACGGCCAAGAGGCAGATGAGGCAACAAAAGCGGAAATTTACCGATTTATCTACCGATTGAGTCGATTATAACAGGGAGATTCGTTGCGCCA
This genomic interval from Hydrogenimonas urashimensis contains the following:
- a CDS encoding ParB/RepB/Spo0J family partition protein, whose amino-acid sequence is MAKINLEKFKSNAKSALSKKETHGIFKEQGEKLETIPLSSLEKGVVIRLFEKEPASLVRSIKEQGQLEPIIVRKKGERYEILDGYRRVAAAEKLGRADISAEVVEAEAEEAPFMPYILNAPESFDLIEVVHYLHRLKKEFGFDDETIEKRTGLKVADYRELFFETEGAEGVLDAFNRHFEGLLKRYFRVIHGELDIEKGGVRLKLRIDGQEADEATKAEIYRFIYRLSRL